In Calliopsis andreniformis isolate RMS-2024a chromosome 8, iyCalAndr_principal, whole genome shotgun sequence, one DNA window encodes the following:
- the LOC143182519 gene encoding thiol S-methyltransferase TMT1A-like isoform X1 produces MSNSDLWMRDIITSYGVVTFIFILTVIWIHQRWSDLQRSIFKSYLTGFEVECAELTAPYRKHLFELLENMISNDGLLRSMDCIRLLEIGVKTGENIPFYPDNTHLIGVDRNVRLAEYLMKGSRSWQFSHIIIERLIVGDGSHLEDVPTGCVDAVVTTRSLCSVTSIESTLREILRVLSRGGLYLFIEHVPESERTFVGWLQKVLSQSRIWPSFFGGCHLDVNLIGYIKNAGFERVTWDTFTLDSDTSLSFHFTLTRHHVIGNKNIHNISKVYLPISIL; encoded by the exons ATGAGCAACAGTGATTTGTGGATGCGCGATATAATCACTAGTTACGGAGTAGTGACTTTCATTTTCATATTAACAGTAATTTGGATCCACCAGAGATGGTCAGATCTCCAGAGGAGCATCTTCAAGTCTTACCTGACAGGATTCGAGGTGGAATGCGCGGAACTAACTGCACCCTATAGAAAACACTTGTTCGAACTATTGGAAAATATGATTTCCAATGATGGACTACTACGATCCATGGATTGCATCCGCCTGCTCGAGATTGGAGTCAAAACGG GAGAGAATATACCATTTTACCCAGACAACACGCATCTGATTGGCGTTGATCGAAATGTGAGATTAGCGGAGTATCTCATGAAAGGCAGTCGTTCTTGGCAATTTTCCCATATTATTATTGAACGACTAATCGTTGGCGACGGAAGTCACCTGGAGGATGTGCCTACTGGATGCGTGGATGCAGTCGTAACCACGAGGTCACTGTGTTCTGTGACTTCGATAGAGTCAACACTTCGGGAAATTCTCAGGGTATTGTCGAGG GGTGGTCTGTACTTATTCATAGAGCACGTGCCAGAGAGTGAAAGAACTTTCGTAGGATGGTTGCAGAAAGTGTTATCGCAAAGTAGAATATGGCCTTCTTTTTTTGGTGGTTGCCATCTGGATGTGAATCTTATAGGGTATATTAAAAATGCTGGATTTGAACGCGTCACATGGGACACTTTTACTTTGGACAGCGACACGTCGCTATCTTTCCATTTTACTCTTACGAGACATCACGTAATAG GGAACAAAAATATACACAACATCAGTAAAGTATATTTGCCAATTAGTATATTATAG
- the LOC143182519 gene encoding thiol S-methyltransferase TMT1A-like isoform X2 produces MSNSDLWMRDIITSYGVVTFIFILTVIWIHQRWSDLQRSIFKSYLTGFEVECAELTAPYRKHLFELLENMISNDGLLRSMDCIRLLEIGVKTGENIPFYPDNTHLIGVDRNVRLAEYLMKGSRSWQFSHIIIERLIVGDGSHLEDVPTGCVDAVVTTRSLCSVTSIESTLREILRVLSRGGLYLFIEHVPESERTFVGWLQKVLSQSRIWPSFFGGCHLDVNLIGYIKNAGFERVTWDTFTLDSDTSLSFHFTLTRHHVIGIAIR; encoded by the exons ATGAGCAACAGTGATTTGTGGATGCGCGATATAATCACTAGTTACGGAGTAGTGACTTTCATTTTCATATTAACAGTAATTTGGATCCACCAGAGATGGTCAGATCTCCAGAGGAGCATCTTCAAGTCTTACCTGACAGGATTCGAGGTGGAATGCGCGGAACTAACTGCACCCTATAGAAAACACTTGTTCGAACTATTGGAAAATATGATTTCCAATGATGGACTACTACGATCCATGGATTGCATCCGCCTGCTCGAGATTGGAGTCAAAACGG GAGAGAATATACCATTTTACCCAGACAACACGCATCTGATTGGCGTTGATCGAAATGTGAGATTAGCGGAGTATCTCATGAAAGGCAGTCGTTCTTGGCAATTTTCCCATATTATTATTGAACGACTAATCGTTGGCGACGGAAGTCACCTGGAGGATGTGCCTACTGGATGCGTGGATGCAGTCGTAACCACGAGGTCACTGTGTTCTGTGACTTCGATAGAGTCAACACTTCGGGAAATTCTCAGGGTATTGTCGAGG GGTGGTCTGTACTTATTCATAGAGCACGTGCCAGAGAGTGAAAGAACTTTCGTAGGATGGTTGCAGAAAGTGTTATCGCAAAGTAGAATATGGCCTTCTTTTTTTGGTGGTTGCCATCTGGATGTGAATCTTATAGGGTATATTAAAAATGCTGGATTTGAACGCGTCACATGGGACACTTTTACTTTGGACAGCGACACGTCGCTATCTTTCCATTTTACTCTTACGAGACATCACGTAATAGGTATAGCAATTCGATAA
- the LOC143182518 gene encoding uncharacterized protein LOC143182518 yields MENEISAENSYDQLSQSYCEGISRIVGLDCKKFVAPRNIIKRRAIYWSRYYRKYLKKSHIDHHEIIDLVTLKSWKQFKPVNSKQFCSFDNTELDFNNTLDSCGKTKPLSVIQYWVNTGNFPYKILMDQNNKSKCNELMNNDDFNDLCSTTVEELNEYCEREGSNQKSSSTSVDTAAYILSNMNTTNKEETMAIVEGAKGNTVTDIQNVNSESHEIRRKTVQLILDKLSDNCSSSTYSLTSSSNMLKPRIQQNNNNVEKDIENDVSNYNTVHTNNDPFSTELTSIIEERDIQNSCSNETFDERSVLTENSTKLNHRKKLYSGRDSPVDLVRETNNNRNTMFELQSNLHPALDPVCKMKQVKKKRRITHLGLFKKKLNGSRFSVLSPIKHKRRKITNDSFNDKLSVSSALKKRRNLFPLRIVNNFIEKNSAHSIDEQSTDISLSTDQSVKSVSTNKKLQLSPTVSLKRLPVTTIQKNRKSNKKMYKRNLNLIVINHLNPVVSLKRLSESDILKYTKINATPTTGHSNLNSTVHLNQSSVSDIQKREEPGFHIITQNKSNDALTNVKHVNPIVCLQKLSESEIKAIQDKTVKSPTISKNFESTVINVTDDTESDKSTLLIIECQTSDSSTSNFSVLHKNDQPSSALVKTCSYNKKADNSVVLKKPAIIQRELSTDKVTDSVSDISKQENNKNISTAKKSEEEHPDVRWLRQSPRKKNLQNQEQNTHMISHSATSKSSYKNEYSRTRHSIRMSKPRKAKSQAQQFLFSDDDDEFLNFINESTYNRNVNSSNTILSQNLSKEKNINHMIDSSARSFKLSKTKHFSPKLTASPRILNNKKRLLINGNIQTDNKLKTYRLQFQTKMLDSDSEASSFL; encoded by the exons GATTGTAGGACTTGATTGTAAAAAGTTTGTTGCACccagaaatattataaaaagaagAGCTATATATTGGAGTAGATATTATAGGAAATACTTAAAAAAG TCCCATATTGACCACCATGAAATAATAGACCTTGTCACACTCAAATCTTGGAAGCAGTTTAAACCAGTGAATTCAAAACAATTTTGT TCTTTTGATAATACGGAATTGGATTTCAACAACACACTTGACTCTTGTGGAAAGACTAAACCATTAAGTGTAATACAATACTGGGTCAATACTGGTAATTTTCCTTATAAAATACTCATGGATCAAAATAACAAATCAAAATGTAATGAGCTAATGAATAATGACGATTTCAATGATTTATGTTCAACAACTGTAGAAGAATTAAATGAATATTGTGAAAGAGAAGGATCTAATCAGAAATCTTCTAGTACTTCTGTTGATACTGCTGCATACATTTTAtcaaatatgaatacaactAATAAGGAAGAAACTATGGCTATTGTAGAGGGAGCTAAAGGGAATACAGTAACAGATATTCAGAATGTAAACTCTGAAAGTCATGAAATAAGAAGGAAAACTGTGCAACTGATCCTGGACAAACTGTCTGACAATTGTAGTAGCAGTACATATTCTCTGACATCTTCTTCAAACATGTTAAAGCCAAGGATACAACAAAACAATAACAATGTGGAGAAAGATATTGAAAATGATGTATCAAATTATAATACTGTACACACAAACAATGATCCTTTCAGTACAGAGCTAACATCTATAATTGAAGAGAGGGATATCCAGAATTCTTGCAGTAACGAAACATTTGATGAAAGGTCTGTATTAACAGAAAATAGTACAAAATTAAATCATCGTAAGAAGTTGTATAGTGGTAGAGATTCACCAGTTGATCTCGTTCGCGAAACTAACAATAATAGGAATACAATGTTCGAATTGCAATCCAATCTGCACCCTGCTTTAGATCCTGTTTGTAAAATGAAACAagttaaaaagaaaagaagaattaCTCACTTAGGTCTGTTCAAAAAGAAATTGAATGGTAGCAGATTTAGCGTATTAAGTCCTATTAAacataaaagaagaaaaattacCAATGATTCTTTCAATGATAAATTATCAGTATCATCTGCCTTAAAGAAACGTCGTAATTTGTTTCCTCTACGcattgtaaataattttattgaaaaaaattcAGCACACTCTATTGATGAACAGAGTACAGATATATCTTTATCAACTGATCAATCCGTAAAAAGTGTAAGTACAAATAAAAAACTTCaattaagtccaacagtttcttTAAAACGATTGCCAGTGACTACTATTCAGAAGAACAGAAAGTCGAATAAGAAAATGTACAAGAGAAACTTGAATTTAATAGTTATTAATCATTTGAATCCAGTAGTTTCTCTGAAGCGGCTATCAGAATCTGATATTCTAAAGTATACAAAAATTAACGCGACGCCAACGACGGGacatagtaatttaaattcaacagttcaCTTAAACCAATCATCAGTATCTGATATTCAGAAACGCGAGGAGCCAGGATTTCATATTATAACACAGAATAAATCAAACGATGCATTAACAAATGTAAAACATGTGAATCCAATAGTTTGTTTGCAGAAACTATCAGAGTCTGAAATAAAAGCTATTCAAGATAAAACTGTTAAAAGTCCaactatttcaaaaaattttgAAAGTACAGTAATAAATGTGACTGATGATACAGAGAGTGACAAAAGTACTCTTTTAATAATTGAATGTCAAACTTCTGACAGTAGCACAAGTAATTTTTCTGTTTTACATAAAAATGATCAGCCCTCTTCTGCATTAGTAAAAACGTGCagttacaataaaaaagcagatAACAGTGTTGTACTTAAAAAGCCAGCAATAATACAGAGAGAATTGTCCACAGACAAGGTAACAGATTCAGTTAGTGATATTTCCAaacaagaaaataataaaaatatatctacaGCGAAAAAATCAGAAGAAGAACATCCCGATGTTAGATGGTTAAGACAGTCACCACGAAAAAAGAATTTACAAAATCAAGAACAAAATACTCATATGATATCGCATTCTGCTACATCAAAAAGTAGTTATAAGAATGAGTATAGTCGTACGCGTCACTCCATACGGATGAGTAAACCAAGAAAAGCAAAATCGcaagcacaacaatttttattttctgaCGATGATGACGAGTTTCTGAATTTTATAAATGAATCAACGTATAATAGAAATGTAAATTCATCTAATACGATATTAAGTCAAAACTTAAGCAAAGAGAAAAATATAAATCATATGATAGACTCAAGTGCACGGAGTTTTAAGTTATCAAAAACAAAGCACTTTTCTCCGAAATTAACTGCATCTCCAcgtatattaaataataaaaaacgtCTATTAATTAATGGGAACATTCAAACAGATAACAAATTGAAAACGTATCGTCTACAGTTTCAAACGAAAATGCTTGATTCAGACTCTGAAGCATCATCGTTTCTTTGA